In Flavivirga abyssicola, the following are encoded in one genomic region:
- the ruvC gene encoding crossover junction endodeoxyribonuclease RuvC, with the protein MTKERIILGIDPGTTIMGFGLIKVVGKTMQFLQLNELDLKKYDDHYLKLKLIFERTIELIDTHNPDEIAIEAPFFGKNVQSMLKLGRAQGVAMAAGLSREIPITEYLPKKIKMSITGNGNASKEQVARMLQSMLGLKTLPKNLDATDGLAAAVCHFYNSGKVSVGKSYTGWGAFVKQNPNKIG; encoded by the coding sequence ATGACTAAAGAAAGAATTATTTTAGGTATTGACCCCGGAACTACTATTATGGGATTTGGACTTATTAAGGTGGTTGGGAAAACTATGCAGTTTTTACAGCTTAATGAGCTTGATTTAAAAAAATACGATGATCATTACTTAAAATTAAAGCTCATTTTTGAACGTACCATTGAACTTATAGACACGCATAACCCCGACGAAATTGCTATTGAGGCTCCTTTTTTCGGGAAAAATGTACAAAGTATGCTAAAACTAGGTAGAGCTCAAGGTGTTGCTATGGCAGCAGGTTTAAGTAGAGAAATACCCATAACAGAATACCTTCCTAAAAAGATAAAAATGTCAATAACTGGTAACGGAAATGCTAGTAAAGAGCAAGTTGCAAGAATGTTACAGAGTATGTTGGGATTAAAAACGTTACCTAAAAATTTAGATGCAACAGATGGCCTGGCAGCAGCGGTTTGCCATTTTTATAACTCAGGAAAAGTAAGTGTTGGCAAAAGTTATACAGGTTGGGGTGCTTTTGTGAAACAAAACCCTAATAAAATAGGTTAG
- a CDS encoding PhnA domain-containing protein, translated as MSVLQTLQERSNNACELCTSAEDLKQYTIPPSLNENVANDVLVCKTCLDQIEGQTDIDVNHWRCLNDSMWSEHVAVQIIAWRMLQRLRHEGWPQDLLDMMYLDDEALALARATGEHEDAANKIIHRDVNGVILESGDSVVLVKDLKVKGSSMVAKQGTPVRNIRLDRENAEFIEGKVGAQQIVIITKYVKKL; from the coding sequence ATGAGTGTGTTACAAACATTACAGGAAAGAAGCAACAATGCATGCGAGTTATGTACTTCTGCGGAAGACTTGAAGCAATATACGATCCCACCATCGTTAAATGAAAATGTAGCTAACGATGTCCTGGTTTGTAAAACCTGTTTAGATCAAATTGAAGGCCAGACAGATATAGATGTCAACCATTGGAGGTGTTTAAACGATAGTATGTGGAGTGAGCATGTCGCTGTGCAAATAATAGCATGGAGAATGCTTCAAAGATTGCGTCATGAAGGATGGCCACAAGATTTGTTAGATATGATGTACTTAGATGATGAGGCTCTAGCTTTGGCAAGAGCAACTGGAGAGCATGAAGATGCAGCAAACAAGATTATTCATAGAGATGTAAATGGTGTTATTTTAGAATCTGGAGATTCCGTGGTGTTAGTAAAAGATTTAAAAGTTAAAGGGTCTAGTATGGTCGCAAAACAAGGTACCCCCGTTAGAAATATTCGTTTAGATCGTGAGAATGCAGAATTTATTGAAGGTAAAGTGGGCGCGCAACAAATAGTGATTATTACCAAATACGTAAAGAAACTTTAA
- a CDS encoding MmcQ/YjbR family DNA-binding protein, whose amino-acid sequence MHIDQLREYCLSKKGATEEFPFDEETLVFKVLGKMFALTSLKRWESGEASINLKADPEYSEELRAENNSIRPGFHMSKKHWNTLYLHEGELQPKLVCHLIDHSYDMVVKGMTKKMRDSLLSM is encoded by the coding sequence ATGCATATAGATCAACTTCGCGAATACTGTTTAAGTAAAAAAGGCGCAACAGAAGAGTTTCCCTTTGATGAAGAAACACTTGTTTTTAAAGTACTAGGAAAAATGTTCGCGTTAACGTCATTAAAACGTTGGGAGTCTGGTGAAGCATCTATAAATTTAAAAGCAGACCCGGAATATTCCGAAGAACTTCGCGCCGAAAATAATAGTATTCGCCCGGGTTTTCATATGAGTAAAAAACATTGGAATACCTTGTACCTTCATGAAGGTGAGTTACAACCTAAATTAGTATGTCATCTCATAGACCATTCTTATGATATGGTAGTAAAAGGGATGACAAAAAAGATGAGAGATAGCTTGCTAAGCATGTGA
- the hemW gene encoding radical SAM family heme chaperone HemW produces the protein MGGIYIHIPFCKQACFYCDFHFSTSLKKKEELIQALVKELEIRKEELGNQTIETIYFGGGTPSLLANDELQVLIDSVYKNYSVIDNPEITLEANPDDLIDNDVSLRTQSMGSIEERIFENYRAIGINRLSIGIQSFFEDDLKSMNRAHNSEEAKKCLQLATQYFDNITIDLIYGIPSMSLEKWNENLEIAFSYGINHISSYALTVEPKTALDSFIKKGKYLPIDETLALEHFNHLIEKTKAEGFVHYEISNFGKPDYFSKHNTSYWQGKPYIGIGPSAHSFNSSQRSWNVLNNSKYIQSIKNNVLPNTVETLSKKDKYNEYVMTGLRTIWGVSLNKIEKEFGEAFFQHLKASSEKYIKNGLLIISSDFDAHQNRIDLLKTTQKGKFLVDGIASELFILES, from the coding sequence ATGGGAGGCATCTACATTCACATACCATTCTGTAAACAAGCTTGTTTTTATTGCGATTTTCATTTTTCTACATCATTAAAAAAGAAAGAAGAACTCATTCAGGCTTTAGTAAAAGAGCTAGAAATCAGAAAAGAAGAGCTCGGTAATCAAACCATCGAAACCATTTATTTTGGAGGTGGTACACCGAGTTTGTTAGCAAACGATGAGTTACAGGTATTAATAGATTCGGTTTATAAAAACTATTCGGTAATCGATAATCCGGAAATCACATTAGAAGCAAACCCAGATGATTTAATTGATAACGATGTGTCACTTCGAACGCAGTCGATGGGCTCCATTGAAGAGCGTATTTTTGAAAATTATAGAGCTATTGGAATAAACCGACTCAGCATTGGTATCCAATCTTTTTTTGAAGATGATTTAAAAAGTATGAATCGCGCTCATAATTCTGAAGAAGCTAAGAAGTGTTTACAACTTGCAACGCAATATTTTGATAATATAACGATTGATCTTATTTACGGTATTCCCAGTATGAGTTTGGAAAAATGGAATGAGAATCTTGAAATAGCTTTTAGTTATGGCATTAACCATATCTCTAGTTATGCGCTGACCGTTGAGCCCAAAACAGCACTAGATAGTTTTATAAAAAAAGGCAAGTACCTTCCCATTGATGAAACATTGGCCTTAGAGCATTTTAATCATTTAATTGAAAAAACTAAAGCCGAAGGCTTTGTGCATTATGAAATTTCAAATTTTGGAAAACCTGATTATTTTTCAAAACACAATACCAGCTATTGGCAAGGGAAACCTTATATAGGTATAGGGCCTTCTGCGCATTCATTCAATAGTAGTCAACGTAGCTGGAATGTGTTAAATAATTCTAAGTATATACAATCCATTAAAAATAATGTGTTACCAAATACCGTTGAAACACTTTCTAAAAAAGATAAGTATAATGAGTATGTTATGACTGGCTTACGAACCATTTGGGGCGTATCTTTAAATAAAATAGAGAAGGAGTTTGGAGAAGCTTTTTTTCAACATTTAAAAGCATCATCAGAAAAATATATAAAAAATGGATTGCTTATTATTTCTAGTGATTTTGATGCGCATCAAAATCGTATAGATCTATTAAAAACAACACAAAAAGGAAAATTTTTGGTTGATGGAATTGCTTCAGAATTATTCATTTTAGAATCTTAA
- a CDS encoding DUF4230 domain-containing protein — MEAFLGIIIGVLITLGIVTYFKSFKKKQLVKSQSVLLLNKIKTVCKFITVEGDFAEIYHYEDVKERFLKLISSKKKALVVVNAKAYVGYDLSKIELVADNNKKEILLQHFPQPEVLSIETNLNYYDKSDGLFNKFEATDLTDLHNEAKLHIQDKIPESGLIQIAQKEALETILLMETIVETIGWKLDYSALKIEEKPVKKLQ, encoded by the coding sequence ATGGAAGCATTTTTAGGAATTATAATAGGCGTTTTAATTACTTTAGGAATTGTGACTTACTTTAAGTCATTTAAGAAAAAACAATTAGTAAAATCTCAATCGGTATTACTCCTAAATAAAATAAAAACAGTTTGTAAATTTATAACAGTTGAAGGCGATTTTGCAGAGATATATCATTATGAAGATGTTAAAGAACGTTTTCTAAAATTGATTTCCAGTAAAAAGAAAGCTCTGGTAGTTGTAAATGCAAAAGCCTATGTTGGTTATGATTTGTCAAAAATTGAATTGGTAGCAGATAATAATAAAAAGGAAATTTTGTTACAACATTTTCCTCAGCCAGAAGTATTATCAATAGAAACCAATTTAAATTATTACGATAAATCGGATGGTTTATTTAATAAATTTGAAGCGACAGATTTAACCGATCTGCATAACGAAGCTAAATTGCACATTCAAGATAAAATTCCAGAAAGCGGCCTTATTCAAATAGCTCAAAAAGAAGCATTAGAAACCATTTTGCTTATGGAAACAATAGTTGAAACAATAGGTTGGAAATTAGACTATTCAGCATTAAAAATTGAAGAGAAGCCTGTTAAAAAACTTCAGTAA
- a CDS encoding cyclase family protein: MIATIQYNSKKLQIDLSLPIDISIPLRASESNVNAWYIDAPVIEPVKDGERVVSVEEGACVNFNNISFNPHAHGTHTECVGHITKKVHSVNKNLKQFFFLAEVITVAPEKLNDDFVISKKQLRFAIGNKKRDAIIIRTIPNTKEKLTAQYSHTNPPYLLEDAATYLREKDVKHVLVDMPSVDKEKDECALLAHSAFWNTKGKIRLDATITEFIFVPNTVEDGMYFLNLQIAPFENDASPSKPVLYKIMS, translated from the coding sequence ATGATTGCAACAATACAATATAACTCAAAAAAACTTCAAATAGATTTATCATTGCCCATTGATATTTCAATACCACTTAGGGCATCAGAAAGTAATGTAAATGCATGGTATATAGATGCACCTGTTATTGAGCCAGTTAAAGATGGTGAGCGAGTTGTTAGTGTAGAAGAAGGTGCGTGTGTTAATTTTAATAATATTTCTTTTAACCCACATGCTCATGGAACACATACCGAATGCGTGGGACATATTACTAAAAAAGTACACTCAGTAAATAAGAATTTAAAGCAATTTTTCTTTTTAGCTGAGGTCATAACCGTAGCTCCAGAAAAATTAAACGATGATTTTGTTATTTCTAAAAAACAATTACGGTTTGCCATTGGAAATAAAAAAAGAGATGCTATTATAATAAGAACGATTCCTAACACCAAAGAGAAGCTTACAGCCCAATATTCGCATACAAACCCACCTTATTTATTAGAAGATGCTGCTACTTATTTACGTGAAAAAGATGTTAAACATGTATTGGTAGATATGCCTAGTGTAGATAAAGAGAAAGACGAATGTGCACTATTGGCTCACAGTGCCTTTTGGAATACCAAAGGTAAAATAAGGCTGGATGCCACAATAACAGAATTTATTTTTGTACCAAACACTGTTGAAGATGGGATGTATTTTTTAAACCTTCAAATAGCTCCGTTTGAAAATGACGCATCCCCCAGTAAACCCGTTTTATATAAAATTATGAGCTAA
- a CDS encoding lysylphosphatidylglycerol synthase domain-containing protein, which produces MIFKLTYKIKQFFFGLIKLSIVIGAFYFIYQKLVNNPELDFRTFIGFLSKKDIFSLKNTLLLFFLTFFNWFFEIKKWQILVSSIKKISFKNAFEQSLGSLTASLFTPNRIGEYGAKAIYYISNYRKRILLINLLGNVLQMSITTVFGVIGLYFFVFKYQINISYNKFALFLLLGILIIPLIIFGVQKTKFTIKGFSLKKIKHFILQFPKKTLVFALFLSMLRYFVFSFQFYFILQLFGTEISYFDAMIVITSMYLLASIIPSIFIFDVIIKGSVAIYLFGLMGFNDITILSTITLMWLLNFVLPSLFGSYYVINFNLPKEN; this is translated from the coding sequence ATGATTTTTAAACTAACATACAAAATTAAACAATTCTTTTTTGGGCTTATTAAATTAAGCATTGTTATTGGGGCTTTCTATTTTATATATCAAAAACTAGTAAATAACCCAGAATTAGATTTTCGCACTTTTATTGGTTTTTTATCAAAAAAAGACATTTTTTCACTTAAAAATACCCTTTTATTATTCTTTTTAACGTTTTTCAATTGGTTTTTTGAAATTAAAAAATGGCAAATATTGGTTTCTTCTATAAAAAAAATAAGTTTTAAAAATGCCTTCGAACAAAGCTTAGGGTCTTTAACGGCTTCATTATTTACACCTAATAGGATTGGCGAATATGGAGCTAAAGCAATCTATTATATTTCTAATTACAGAAAACGCATTCTTCTAATTAATTTATTGGGGAATGTATTGCAAATGTCTATCACCACTGTTTTTGGGGTTATTGGCCTTTATTTTTTTGTATTTAAATATCAAATTAATATAAGTTATAATAAGTTTGCCCTGTTTCTTTTATTAGGGATTCTTATTATTCCTCTAATCATTTTTGGAGTACAGAAAACAAAATTTACTATTAAAGGGTTTTCTTTAAAAAAAATTAAACATTTTATTTTACAGTTCCCTAAAAAGACACTGGTTTTTGCTTTGTTTTTATCCATGCTGCGTTACTTTGTTTTTTCGTTTCAATTTTACTTTATATTACAACTTTTTGGAACTGAAATATCATATTTTGATGCTATGATTGTTATTACCTCCATGTATTTATTGGCTTCAATAATTCCTTCTATTTTTATATTTGATGTTATTATCAAAGGTAGTGTTGCTATTTATTTATTTGGACTTATGGGTTTCAACGACATCACTATTTTAAGTACAATAACCCTTATGTGGTTGTTGAATTTTGTTTTACCAAGTCTTTTTGGAAGCTACTATGTCATTAATTTTAATTTACCTAAAGAAAACTAA
- a CDS encoding YybH family protein — MKKLILLFCFVSIFNGYSQTSEEKDKKAILKVLKKQRIAWSDNNIEAFMESYWKSDSLKFYGSNGVTHGWENTLDRYKRAYPTEDHTGKLNFKINAITKIAEGAYYVMGEYHLKREVGNADGIFMVIFKKIDGKWKIIADTSS; from the coding sequence ATGAAAAAATTAATATTATTATTTTGTTTCGTTTCTATTTTTAATGGCTATTCCCAAACTTCTGAAGAGAAAGACAAAAAGGCTATCCTTAAAGTATTGAAAAAACAACGCATAGCATGGTCTGATAATAATATTGAAGCGTTCATGGAAAGTTATTGGAAAAGTGATTCTCTTAAATTTTATGGAAGTAACGGTGTAACTCACGGTTGGGAAAACACTTTAGATAGATACAAAAGGGCTTATCCTACGGAAGATCATACAGGAAAATTAAATTTTAAAATAAACGCTATTACTAAAATAGCTGAAGGTGCTTATTATGTTATGGGTGAATATCATTTAAAACGTGAAGTTGGAAACGCCGATGGTATTTTCATGGTTATCTTTAAAAAAATTGACGGTAAGTGGAAAATTATTGCCGACACATCCAGCTAA
- a CDS encoding AraC family transcriptional regulator — translation MRKKDTFTGEKILVIPKKSTKILKKNQFTKDLYVTDIGFFPNAKYHYRERNKDCSEYILIFCVKGSGWIEVNGKRDFLLKNHYHIIPRNTSHKYASNHDDPWSIYWVHFSGENTNHFVLPQDYPRILNDNTNSKLEDRIHLFEDIYYTLEEGFSLNNLEYSSVLLINLLGSLKYLSLYRKSRDIYKKDPISKTTVYMKDNLNKNITVHDLASHCGLSVSHFCLLFKKRTDHSPIEHLTILRIQKACHLLDFSSLRINEIARAIGYDDPYYFTRVFKNIMGKSPSSYRHKKE, via the coding sequence ATGAGAAAAAAGGATACTTTTACTGGAGAAAAAATATTAGTTATCCCTAAAAAATCCACTAAAATTTTAAAAAAAAACCAATTTACTAAGGATTTATATGTAACTGATATCGGTTTTTTCCCTAATGCAAAATATCACTACAGAGAAAGGAATAAAGATTGTTCTGAATATATTCTTATTTTTTGCGTAAAAGGATCTGGTTGGATAGAAGTCAATGGAAAACGAGATTTTCTTTTAAAAAACCACTATCATATTATACCTCGCAATACATCTCATAAATATGCTTCTAACCATGACGACCCTTGGAGCATATATTGGGTACATTTCTCTGGAGAAAACACCAATCATTTTGTCTTACCGCAAGATTACCCACGCATTTTAAATGATAACACTAATTCTAAATTAGAAGACAGAATTCATTTATTTGAAGACATCTACTATACTTTAGAAGAGGGTTTTTCATTAAACAATTTAGAATATAGTAGTGTACTGCTAATTAATTTATTAGGATCGTTAAAATATCTGTCTTTATACAGAAAATCCAGAGATATCTACAAAAAAGACCCCATATCGAAGACCACCGTATACATGAAAGACAATTTAAATAAAAATATTACGGTACATGACCTGGCCTCCCACTGTGGTTTGTCGGTTTCGCATTTCTGTCTACTATTTAAGAAACGAACAGACCATTCGCCTATTGAACATTTAACAATTCTTAGAATACAGAAAGCATGTCATTTATTGGATTTTAGTTCTTTAAGAATTAACGAAATTGCAAGAGCAATTGGTTATGACGACCCTTATTATTTTACAAGGGTTTTTAAAAATATAATGGGGAAATCTCCATCATCCTACAGACATAAAAAAGAATAA
- a CDS encoding outer membrane beta-barrel protein produces MSNFMSSSQGNTSTFKAQFGLGLNSPSESGFVSGFEGKTSNFPTVNLGIQYMFKPALGAKLDYSFNRISNKKEAQEFKLNYSRINLQAVYNANRIFNLSQNKGVFIHAGPGFSTVKPLGNFTQNKMSFVNAMAGVELHFGISDKLSVYTDVSYIYGFAKDFEPISDGFGAFNGSLLTLTVGASISLSGCYYCEQND; encoded by the coding sequence ATGAGCAATTTTATGTCTTCTTCTCAAGGTAATACAAGTACCTTTAAGGCTCAATTTGGATTAGGTTTAAACAGTCCGTCAGAAAGTGGATTTGTTAGTGGTTTTGAAGGGAAGACATCTAACTTTCCAACTGTGAATTTAGGCATACAATATATGTTCAAGCCAGCTCTTGGGGCAAAGTTGGATTATAGCTTTAATAGGATCTCTAACAAAAAAGAGGCACAGGAATTCAAACTTAACTACTCTCGTATCAATTTACAAGCAGTTTATAATGCTAATAGAATATTTAATTTATCTCAAAATAAAGGTGTATTTATTCATGCTGGACCAGGATTCTCAACAGTAAAACCTTTGGGGAATTTTACCCAAAACAAAATGTCATTTGTTAATGCTATGGCGGGGGTGGAATTGCATTTTGGAATTTCAGATAAACTTTCTGTTTATACAGATGTATCGTATATATATGGGTTTGCAAAAGATTTTGAACCAATATCAGATGGGTTTGGAGCATTTAATGGTAGCCTGCTAACACTAACAGTAGGCGCTTCAATATCGCTGAGCGGTTGTTATTATTGTGAACAAAATGACTAA
- a CDS encoding DUF4407 domain-containing protein, with product MLKQFFIICSGSDTDILDKCSTGEQNKYAGIGATVFFTAIMAFIAASYALYTVFDNLFIAIAFGFIWGLLIFNLDRYIVSTIKKTGNITDELIQASPRILLAVIIAIVISKPLELKIFEKEINQVLLEQKNELTLANKNQIAEQFTPTIEDLNNNIIALQQQINTKEAEVNALYDTYIAEAEGTAGTKLLGKGPVYKEKREKHDALLAELQQLKTENKAKITAAETQIATLKGDYETQIVSTQPIINNFDGLMARVNALGKLPWLPSFFIFLLFLAIETSPILAKLLSPKSAYDFRLEDQETAIKTNVLQNKNQREALLKTDHAINDRIYNDIEKEDELYTYKRKKVRELMQLQADAFFKHQKNAF from the coding sequence ATGTTAAAGCAATTTTTTATTATCTGCTCGGGCTCTGATACCGATATTTTAGACAAATGTTCTACAGGCGAACAAAATAAATATGCAGGTATAGGCGCTACTGTTTTTTTTACTGCAATTATGGCCTTTATAGCAGCTAGTTATGCTCTTTATACTGTCTTCGACAACCTCTTTATCGCTATTGCCTTTGGTTTCATTTGGGGTTTACTTATCTTTAATTTAGACAGATATATCGTTTCTACTATTAAAAAAACCGGAAATATAACAGATGAACTTATACAAGCATCTCCTAGAATACTATTAGCCGTTATTATTGCTATTGTTATTTCTAAGCCACTTGAATTGAAAATTTTTGAAAAAGAAATCAATCAGGTGTTATTAGAACAAAAGAACGAACTAACCTTAGCAAATAAAAATCAAATTGCAGAACAATTCACACCTACCATTGAGGATTTAAATAACAACATTATAGCTTTACAGCAACAAATAAACACCAAAGAAGCTGAAGTAAATGCACTATACGACACTTACATAGCTGAAGCAGAGGGAACCGCAGGAACTAAATTATTAGGAAAAGGCCCAGTATATAAAGAAAAAAGAGAAAAGCATGATGCTTTGTTAGCAGAATTACAACAATTAAAAACTGAAAACAAAGCCAAAATCACTGCTGCAGAAACTCAAATTGCAACGCTTAAAGGTGATTATGAAACTCAAATTGTGTCTACACAACCCATTATCAATAATTTTGATGGCTTAATGGCCCGTGTAAACGCATTAGGAAAGTTACCTTGGCTGCCTTCCTTTTTTATATTCTTGTTGTTTTTAGCAATCGAAACGTCACCTATTTTAGCAAAGCTATTATCTCCTAAAAGCGCCTATGATTTTAGATTAGAAGATCAGGAAACTGCTATTAAAACTAATGTCCTTCAAAACAAAAACCAAAGAGAGGCTTTATTAAAAACCGATCATGCTATAAACGATCGTATTTATAATGACATAGAAAAAGAAGACGAATTATACACCTACAAGCGCAAAAAAGTGAGAGAACTAATGCAACTTCAAGCGGATGCTTTTTTCAAACATCAAAAAAACGCCTTCTGA
- a CDS encoding GNAT family N-acetyltransferase, whose product MSVIIRKATLNDLPVLLEFEQGVIVAERPFDPTIKDGSIYYYDISELITNPNSEVFVAESHGDIVASGYAKIKTDRHYLKHAYQGYLGFMFVSETHRGKGLNKMIVDALLKWCKARNIYEIRLDVYEDNTPAIKAYEKVGFKKHMINMRLDIESFDLE is encoded by the coding sequence ATGTCTGTAATTATAAGAAAAGCAACATTAAATGATTTACCTGTTCTATTGGAGTTTGAGCAAGGGGTTATTGTTGCAGAACGTCCTTTTGACCCTACAATAAAAGACGGAAGTATTTATTATTATGATATAAGTGAATTAATAACAAATCCGAATTCTGAGGTTTTTGTTGCTGAATCTCATGGTGATATTGTTGCTTCTGGGTATGCCAAAATTAAAACGGATAGGCATTATTTAAAACATGCTTATCAGGGGTACTTGGGTTTTATGTTTGTTTCTGAAACACATAGAGGTAAAGGGTTAAACAAAATGATTGTTGATGCCTTATTAAAGTGGTGCAAAGCACGAAATATTTATGAAATTAGATTAGATGTTTATGAAGATAACACTCCAGCTATTAAAGCCTATGAAAAAGTAGGATTCAAAAAACATATGATTAACATGCGTCTGGATATCGAAAGTTTTGATCTAGAGTAG